Proteins from a genomic interval of Capsicum annuum cultivar UCD-10X-F1 chromosome 4, UCD10Xv1.1, whole genome shotgun sequence:
- the LOC107867362 gene encoding AT-hook motif nuclear-localized protein 17 has protein sequence MKGEYVLEEERKDHSSTSSNKNTMFGKLHHHPHPHPHPHHQQQQQSPQNFQQNLSLHHQHQQQGFHHPAFQLTRECQTSEEADSTVHRMSPAERNDPLNPQPVNAIAPPQQQQPSTAGGNDGATIEVVRRPRGRPPGSKNKPKPPVIITRDAEPSMSPYILEIPSGVDIISSVTKFCRKRNMGLCVLNGSGTVTNVTLRQPSTTPASTVTFHGRFDILSISATVVQPNVNVPSNNGIANGFTISLAGPQGQVVGGGVIGPLVTAGTVYLIAATFNGPSYHRLPVEEEIGRTSGGGNEGCGSPSHQEVSGGGDSGHPPSTTAPENCGMSMYSCHLPSDVIWAPTARQPQPPPY, from the exons aTGAAGGGAGAATATGTActagaagaagagagaaaagatcATTCTAGTACTAGTAGTAACAAAAACACTATGTTCGGTAaacttcatcatcatcctcatcctcatcctcatcctcatcatcaacaacaacaacaatctccTCAGAATTTCCAGCAAAATCTTTCACTTCATCATCAACATCAACAGCAAGGTTTTCACCATCCAGCGTTTCAACTGACTCGCGAATGCCAGACCTCAGAGGAAGCAGACAGTACTGTACATCGAATGAGTCCTGCAGAAAGAAACGACCCTTTAAATCCACAACCAGTTAATGCCATAGCTCCGCCACAACAGCAGCAGCCTTCCACTGCTGGTGGCAACGATGGTGCTACTATCGAGGTTGTTCGTCGTCCCCGTGGCCGTCCGCCTGGTTCGAAGAACAAACCTAAACCGCCTGTTATCATTACACGTGATGCTGAACCTTCTATGAGTCCTTATATACTCGAAATTCCATCTGGTGTTGATATTATCAGCTCTGTTACCAAGTTTTGCAGAAAACGGAATATGGGACTCTGTGTTCTCAACGGTTCAG GTACTGTAACGAATGTTACTCTCCGTCAACCGTCAACAACGCCGGCTTCGACCGTGACCTTTCATGGCAGATTTGATATCCTTTCCATTTCAGCAACAGTTGTTCAACCTAATGTGAATGTTCCATCAAATAATGGAATAGCAAATGGGTTCACAATTTCATTAGCAGGTCCACAAGGTCAAGTTGTAGGTGGGGGAGTAATAGGACCACTTGTAACAGCAGGGACTGTGTACTTAATAGCTGCTACTTTCAATGGTCCATCTTATCATAGGTTACCAGTTGAGGAGGAGATAGGCAGGACTtcaggtggcggaaatgagggtTGTGGTTCGCCATCGCATCAGGAGGTTTCAGGTGGAGGAGATAGTGGACATCCACCGTCAACGACGGCGCCGGAGAATTGTGGGATGTCGATGTATAGTTGTCATTTGCCTTCTGATGTGATATGGGCACCTACTGCTAGACAACCACAACCACCACCTTACTAA
- the LOC107867361 gene encoding ubiquitin carboxyl-terminal hydrolase 17 → MLVGGDLGFLSSLVVAAFVAVFGPVLGFVVRRKWRRSVARREEIKRLLVLASEEAARVELQAAEEYGYAYGYSYGYGNDYLKDDDNHVFVETPAPASLAEPSVPVSVSSATTTSASSYSGSSRQLQYQCAVCSSPTSTRCSQCKAVRYCSGKCQILHWRQGHKDECRPVSNLDHRNDVEVKSHLKTYKQDSNGSHLKSTEVEGRHSSGSADGSPEEAALLRSKHTTTSDGKHDTVGQSPTETKSPNLNSSFVPHSSSCEHLDLTTSSGSSVDHSSSDSSDSDASDCHRSGVIDKVKIQTDHSKVDRLKPSYTEQPQLVRTADNNHAKRSIHGDTGSKYWTSTSTSNDDSSESSLTESSTSSSGFWEGSVPYTRSRIGSLDNIADSTIRNACEIKISDSQSISCRPAEIARLPISGVGEQGSNSKKDLENPKPIIVEVLKPVNQAEPRFEVKDGTESRRSSASRSVNSDQLDVHDSRDKCTLTSKEGRYSSSNASANLKNHDVLKASNLPSSSPNKSYPGIEGPASLLQIPKDRQKEPSPAKICDNIASSNGRHDIQNVKSAKIDNIQVASSCSAEPSAPLPNPRNGLKSSVLKVVDQFRGSKMTRLSSPGEECEVIGRYGSKGLFPYENFVKLHNWKNELRPFGLVNCGNSCYANAVLQCLAFTPPLTSYFLQGLHSKTCQKKGWCFTCEFESLVLKAKDGNSPLSPSSIISHLESIGSNLGNGREEDAHEFLRYVIDTMQSICLKEAGVTAPGSFEEETSLVGLTFGGYLRSKIECMRCGGKSERQERMMDLTVEIDGDIGTLEEALKQFTHTETLDGENKYRCGRCKSYEKAKKKLKVLEAPNVLTIALKRFQSGKFGKLNKTIKFPEILNLAPYMSGTSDKSPVYQLYGVVVHLDIMNAAFSGHYVCYVRNFQNKWYKVDDSSVKPVELERVLSKGAYMLLYSRCSPRAPRIMRSLTIPRDPRGLKQLTCKSRSHTRSPWDSSHGESTNQTCNECSYPSHTNVRPIRSIFEDDSSSEQSSFFSEPGSCSTDSTNRDSTSTDDLNIDIFGESGVSWNNLWRNSSDSDTSSSSSPSPLYSRHSPLADLDRYASAHEETCSSCSGDAEAAGDGQGFWTGLPDRNGYAAVSETSGRTPPLCPNPNKHCRKVVSSHNSSNIDSSRLGRVNPCDKSKSPVTCRDR, encoded by the exons ATGCTTGTGGGAGGGGATCTAGGGTTTCTATCGAGCTTGGTGGTGGCGGCGTTTGTGGCGGTTTTCGGGCCGGTTTTAGGTTTTGTGGTGAGACGGAAATGGAGGAGGTCGGTGGCGAGAAGGGAGGAGATCAAGAGGCTTTTGGTTTTGGCTTCGGAAGAGGCAGCCAGAGTTGAGCTACAAGCCGCTGAGGAATATGGGTATGCGTACGGGTATAGTTATGGATATGGAAATGATTATCTGAAGGATGATGATAACCACGTGTTTGTTGAAACGCCGGCACCGGCATCACTAGCAGAGCCATCAGTACCTGTATCGGTATCATCAGCAACTACCACTTCAGCATCATCGTATTCGGGTTCTTCACGGCAATTGCAGTACCAATGTGCGGTTTGTTCTTCTCCGACCTCTACTCGGTGCTCCCAATGTAAAGCAGTTCGCTACTG CTCTGGCAAATGTCAAATCCTTCATTGGAGACAAGGTCACAAGGATGAATGTCGTCCAGTTAGCAACTTGGATCACCGCAATGATGTTGAGGTGAAATCCCATCTGAAGACATATAAGCAGGATTCAAATGGAAGTCATCTTAAGAGCACTGAGGTTGAAGGGAGACATTCTTCAGGATCAGCCGATGGTTCCCCAGAAGAAGCTGCACTTTTGAGATCCAAACACACTACTACATCTGATGGAAAGCATGACACAGTTGGACAGAGTCCGACAGAAACAAAAAGCCCCAATTTGAACTCTAGTTTCGTGCCTCATTCATCTTCATGTGAACATTTGGACCTCACTACATCAAGTGGATCTTCTGTTGATCATTCTTCATCTGATTCAAGTGACTCTGATGCTTCCGACTGTCATAGGTCTGGTGTCATTGATAAAGTTAAGATTCAGACTGATCATTCCAAGGTAGACAGATTGAAGCCATCCTACACAGAGCAACCCCAACTGGTACGCACTGCAGATAATAATCACGCCAAGCGTAGCATTCACGGGGACACTGGGTCTAAATATTGGACTTCAACAAGTACAAGTAATGATGACTCCAGTGAATCTTCATTGACAGAGTCTTCTACATCCTCATCTGGTTTCTGGGAAGGATCAGTTCCTTATACTAGATCTAGGATTGGTTCACTTGATAATATTGCAGATTCTACTATCAGAAATGCTTGCGAGATCAAGATTTCAGATTCTCAATCAATTTCATGTCGGCCCGCAGAAATTGCTAGACTTCCGATTTCTGGGGTCGGCGAACAAGGATCCAACTCAAAGAAGGATCTGGAAAATCCAAAGCCAATTATCGTGGAAGTGCTGAAACCAGTCAATCAAGCTGAACCAAGATTTGAAGTTAAAGATGGGACAGAAAGTAGGAGGTCATCAGCTTCACGGTCTGTAAATTCGGATCAGCTTGATGTGCATGACTCTCGTGATAAATGCACGCTGACTTCTAAGGAAGGTAGATACTCCTCATCTAATGCTTCTGCTAATCTTAAGAATCATGATGTGTTAAAAGCTAGTAACTTGCCATCCTCAAGCCCCAACAAATCATATCCTGGCATTGAAGGCCCAGCCAGTCTTTTACAAATTCCAAAAGATAGACAAAAAGAACCTTCTCCTGCCAAAATTTGTGATAATATCGCTTCTAGCAATGGGAGGCATGATATCCAAAATGTGAAGTCAGCAAAGATTGATAACATTCAAGTGGCTAGTTCCTGTTCTGCAGAGCCTAGTGCTCCTTTACCAAATCCAAGGAATGGCTTGAAGTCATCAGTTTTGAAAGTTGTTGACCAGTTCAGGGGTTCAAAGATGACACGGCTCAGTTCTCCAGGGGAGGAGTGTGAGGTCATTGGAAGATATGGTAGCAAG GGTCTTTTTCCATATGAAAATTTTGTGAAGCTTCATAACTGGAAGAATGAATTGCGACCATTTGGCCTTGTAAATTGTGGTAACAG CTGCTACGCTAATGCCGTCCTTCAGTGCCTGGCATTTACACCACCGCTTACTTCCTATTTTCTTCAAGGGCTTCACTCTAAGACTT GTCAAAAGAAAGGGTGGTGCTTCACGTGCGAATTCGAAAGTCTAGTTCTAAAAGCAAAAGATGGGAACTCTCCCCTATCTCCTAGTAGTATAATTTCCCATCTCGAAAGCATCGGGAGCAATCTTGGTAATGGTAGAGAAGAAGATGCTCATGAATTTCTTAG GTATGTTATCGACACGATGCAATCCATTTGCTTAAAGGAAGCTGGGGTTACTGCACCCGGCTCTTTTGAAGAAGAAACGAGTCTCGTGGGGCTTACATTTGGGGGCTATCTTCGTTCGAAG ATCGAGTGCATGAGGTGCGGGGGCAAATCTGAGAGGCAAGAGAGAATGATGGATCTTACTGTTGAAATAGATGGGGATATAGGCACCTTGGAGGAAGCTTTAAAACAATTTACTCATACTGAGACTCTAGATGGTGAAAACAAGTACCGCTGTGGCAG ATGTAAATCGTATGAGAAGGccaagaaaaagttgaaagtgCTGGAGGCTCCTAATGTCCTCACTATTGCATTAAAGAGATTTCAG TCAGGTAAATTTGGGAAGCTAAACAAGACGATCAAATTCCCAGAGATTCTGAACCTGGCACCATATATGAGTGGGACAAGTGATAAATCACCAGTTTACCAGCTTTATGGAGTTGTGGTTCACCTGGACATAATGAATGCTGCATTTTCTGGTCACTATGTGTGTTATGTGAGGAACTTTCAGAATAAGTGGTATAAAGTTGATGATAGCTCG GTGAAACCTGTGGAACTTGAAAGAGTCTTGTCGAAGGGAGCGTACATGCTTCTTTATTCAAG gTGCTCGCCCCGAGCCCCGAGGATAATGAGGAGTTTGACTATTCCTCGTGATCCAAGGGGATTAAAGCAACTGACTTGTAAATCAAGATCCCATACAAGGAGTCCATGGGACTCTTCTCATGGCGAGTCAACTAATCAAACATGCAACGAATGTTCTTATCCTAGTCATACAAATGTCAGGCCGATCAGGTCAATATTTGAGGATGACTCTTCGAGTGAACAGTCATCTTTCTTCTCTGAGCCTGGTTCTTGCAGCACAGACAGCACTAACAGGGATTCGACGAGCACAGATGActtaaatattgatatatttGGCGAGTCTGGAGTCTCTTGGAATAATCTCTGGAGGAATTCATCTGATTCTGACACATCCTCATCCTCTTCTCCTTCCCCTTTGTACTCAAGGCATTCACCCCTTGCTGATTTGGACCGTTATGCTTCTGCGCATGAAGAGACCTGTAGCAGTTGCAGTGGCGATGCAGAAGCAGCTGGGGACGGTCAAGGTTTTTGGACGGGGTTGCCTGATCGTAATGGTTATGCTGCGGTTTCAGAAACCAGTGGAAGGACACCGCCTCTCTGTCCCAACCCAAATAAGCATTGTAGAAAAGTAGTTAGTAGTCATAATAGTAGTAACATCGACTCGAGTAGATTAGGTCGGGTTAACCCTTGTGACAAGTCGAAATCTCCTGTAACTTGTAGAGATCGATGA